The following proteins are encoded in a genomic region of Hymenobacter siberiensis:
- a CDS encoding glycosyltransferase family 2 protein, with product MKLSVVIVNYNVCYFLEQALLSVRRAVEKLGQPVEVFVVDNNSADGSVAMVRARFPEVVLIANRDNPGFSKGNNQALRRATGQYQLLLNPDTVVEEDTFRACCDFMDAHPDCGGLGIKMLDGQGKFLPESKRALPTPAVAFYKMFGLAGVFPKSRTFGRYHLGFLDKDETHEIEVLSGAFMLLRKAALDQVGLLDEDYFMYGEDIDLSYRLTQGGWKNYYFPGTRIIHYKGESTKRTSVNYVFVFYRAMVIFAQKHFAPGRAGLFSLLINAAIWLRAGVAVAERLAVRAAPLLLDAGLIWGGMYFLKTYWEHNHKFVPGAYPPQYMAAAVPAYIAVWLTSAYLSGGYDQPVRTSRVVRGIFIGTLLISAASNFLDAWRFSKALIILGGAWAVAALVGRQLVAHFIKYKNLHLSERRQKNIAIVGSGPESRRVRQLLEAAHVSARVIGYVSVGEEEAVLEENSPIHQFTDSPLGELRQLDDIIRLYGLNELIFCGKDLPASQIIALMLGLPAEPPVAYKILPEDSQYIIGSSSKDSPGDYYTLDIALNLYQPQQARAKRLLDLLTSAGLLVLSPVLVWFQPKKAGFLRNCGAVLLGRRTWVGLRHLEGPARAVPAVLSPADAAHTATPLNEVTLRRLEMLYAKDYEPGTDLSMLWRCWRRLGQ from the coding sequence TTGAAGCTCTCCGTCGTCATTGTCAATTATAACGTCTGCTATTTCCTGGAGCAGGCGCTGCTTTCGGTGCGGCGGGCCGTGGAGAAGCTGGGGCAGCCGGTAGAAGTTTTCGTGGTCGATAATAACTCGGCCGACGGCTCGGTGGCCATGGTGCGGGCGCGGTTCCCGGAGGTTGTGCTCATTGCCAACCGCGACAACCCTGGCTTCTCGAAAGGCAACAACCAGGCCCTGCGCCGCGCCACCGGCCAGTACCAGCTGCTGCTGAACCCCGATACCGTGGTGGAGGAAGACACCTTCCGCGCTTGCTGCGACTTCATGGACGCGCACCCCGACTGCGGCGGCCTCGGCATAAAAATGCTGGATGGCCAGGGCAAATTTCTGCCCGAAAGCAAGCGCGCCCTGCCCACGCCGGCCGTGGCGTTCTATAAGATGTTCGGGCTGGCGGGCGTATTTCCGAAGTCGCGCACTTTCGGGCGCTACCATCTGGGCTTCCTCGACAAGGACGAAACCCACGAGATTGAGGTGCTGAGCGGTGCCTTCATGCTGCTGCGCAAGGCCGCGCTGGACCAGGTGGGCCTGCTCGACGAAGACTATTTCATGTACGGCGAGGACATCGACCTCTCGTACCGCCTCACCCAGGGCGGCTGGAAAAACTATTATTTTCCCGGCACCCGCATCATTCACTACAAGGGCGAAAGCACGAAGCGCACCAGCGTGAACTACGTGTTTGTGTTTTACCGGGCGATGGTGATTTTTGCTCAGAAACACTTCGCGCCGGGCCGGGCGGGCCTGTTTTCGCTGCTCATCAACGCGGCCATCTGGCTGCGGGCCGGCGTGGCCGTGGCCGAGCGCCTAGCAGTGCGCGCCGCCCCGCTGCTGCTGGATGCCGGCCTGATTTGGGGCGGCATGTACTTCCTGAAAACCTACTGGGAGCACAACCACAAGTTTGTGCCGGGCGCGTACCCGCCGCAGTACATGGCGGCGGCCGTGCCGGCCTACATCGCGGTCTGGCTCACGTCGGCCTATCTCAGCGGGGGCTACGACCAGCCGGTGCGGACCTCGCGGGTGGTGCGCGGTATTTTCATTGGCACGCTGCTGATTTCGGCCGCCTCGAATTTTCTCGATGCCTGGCGGTTTTCCAAAGCCCTCATTATTCTGGGCGGGGCCTGGGCCGTGGCGGCGCTGGTGGGCCGGCAGCTGGTGGCGCACTTCATCAAGTATAAAAACCTGCACCTGAGCGAGCGCCGGCAGAAAAATATTGCCATCGTGGGCTCGGGGCCCGAGAGCCGCCGCGTGCGCCAGTTGCTCGAAGCCGCCCACGTATCGGCCCGCGTGATTGGCTACGTGAGCGTGGGGGAGGAGGAAGCCGTTTTAGAAGAAAATTCACCAATTCACCAATTCACCGATTCGCCACTGGGCGAGCTGCGCCAGCTGGATGACATTATCCGTCTATACGGGCTGAATGAACTGATATTCTGCGGTAAAGACCTGCCCGCGAGTCAGATTATCGCCCTCATGCTGGGCCTGCCCGCCGAGCCGCCCGTGGCCTACAAAATCCTGCCCGAAGACAGCCAGTACATCATCGGCAGCAGCAGCAAAGACTCGCCCGGCGACTACTACACCCTCGATATTGCCCTCAACCTCTACCAGCCCCAGCAGGCCCGCGCCAAGCGCCTGCTCGACCTGCTCACCAGCGCCGGCCTGCTGGTGCTGAGCCCGGTGCTGGTTTGGTTTCAGCCGAAAAAGGCCGGTTTCCTGCGCAACTGCGGGGCCGTGCTGCTGGGCCGCCGCACCTGGGTGGGCCTGCGCCACCTCGAAGGCCCGGCCCGCGCCGTGCCCGCCGTGCTCTCGCCCGCCGATGCCGCCCACACGGCCACCCCGCTCAATGAGGTGACGCTGCGAAGGCTGGAGATGCTTTATGCAAAGGATTATGAACCGGGCACCGACTTGAGCATGCTCTGGCGCTGCTGGCGGCGGCTGGGGCAGTAG
- a CDS encoding enolase C-terminal domain-like protein: MAHALSFALEAALVRWLAACAGQPVWQWLGVLPPAAAVPTAFSLPIMAPGAVADFLREQDAARFQLLKIKVNQAEGLDLLREVSRALPGHALLVDGNEAWPDADSVLRFLEETAAVPGLHLKLLEQPLPAALADDYRYLRPRSSVPLIADESVTDAADFAEITQQFHGVNVKLMKAGGFRRGIDLLHRTRAHGLLPMLGCMVETSVGIAAALEISALADVLDLDGFLIIKDEPFGLVQEQAGLLRRV, translated from the coding sequence GTGGCCCATGCCCTGAGCTTTGCCCTTGAAGCCGCCCTCGTGCGGTGGCTGGCCGCCTGCGCCGGGCAGCCGGTGTGGCAATGGCTGGGCGTGCTGCCCCCTGCCGCCGCTGTGCCCACGGCTTTTTCCCTGCCCATTATGGCGCCGGGCGCGGTGGCGGACTTTCTGCGCGAGCAGGATGCTGCCCGCTTTCAGCTCTTGAAAATCAAGGTAAACCAAGCCGAAGGACTCGACCTATTGCGCGAAGTATCGCGTGCCCTGCCCGGCCACGCCCTGCTGGTGGATGGCAACGAAGCCTGGCCCGATGCCGACAGCGTGCTACGGTTTCTGGAAGAAACGGCCGCAGTGCCCGGCCTGCACCTGAAACTGCTGGAGCAGCCCCTGCCCGCCGCCCTGGCCGATGACTACCGCTACCTGCGCCCCCGCAGCAGCGTGCCGCTCATCGCCGATGAATCGGTGACCGACGCGGCCGATTTTGCCGAAATCACCCAGCAGTTCCACGGCGTGAATGTGAAGCTGATGAAAGCCGGCGGCTTCCGGCGGGGCATCGACCTGCTGCACCGTACCCGCGCCCATGGCTTGCTGCCCATGCTGGGCTGCATGGTCGAAACCAGCGTGGGCATCGCGGCCGCCCTCGAAATCAGCGCCCTGGCCGATGTGCTGGACCTCGATGGCTTTCTCATTATCAAGGACGAGCCGTTTGGCCTGGTGCAGGAACAGGCGGGGCTGTTGCGGCGAGTGTAG
- the recR gene encoding recombination mediator RecR — MEFPSKLIENAVGELSRLPGIGRKTALRLALHLLKAEMDTTASLAEALAKMRFEITYCKTCHSISDAEECGICANKLRDHSLVCVVSDVRDVIAIENTGQYKGVYHVLGGVISPIEGIGPSDLHIDSLVERAAGEDSEVREVILAISPTMEGDTTAFYLSRRLRDLPNVHISTIARGIPMGGELEYADEITLGRSIVDRLRQAR, encoded by the coding sequence ATGGAATTTCCCTCCAAACTGATTGAAAACGCCGTGGGCGAGCTGTCGCGCCTGCCCGGCATCGGCCGCAAAACGGCCCTGCGGCTGGCCCTGCACCTGCTGAAAGCCGAAATGGACACCACTGCCAGCCTAGCCGAGGCGTTGGCCAAGATGCGGTTTGAAATTACCTACTGCAAAACCTGCCACAGCATTTCCGACGCCGAAGAATGCGGCATTTGCGCCAACAAGCTGCGCGACCACAGCCTCGTCTGCGTAGTGTCGGACGTGCGCGACGTTATTGCCATCGAAAACACGGGCCAGTACAAGGGCGTGTACCACGTGCTGGGCGGCGTTATTTCGCCCATTGAAGGCATCGGGCCTTCCGATTTGCACATTGACTCGCTGGTGGAGCGGGCGGCGGGTGAAGACTCGGAAGTGCGCGAGGTTATTCTTGCCATCTCGCCCACCATGGAGGGCGACACCACGGCCTTCTACCTATCGCGCCGCCTGCGCGATTTGCCCAACGTGCACATCAGCACTATTGCCCGGGGTATTCCGATGGGCGGCGAGCTGGAATACGCCGACGAAATCACCCTCGGCCGCAGCATCGTGGACCGCCTGCGGCAGGCCCGGTAG
- a CDS encoding ATP-dependent Clp protease adaptor ClpS has translation MNTRPQTDYDEEVLLLEEEAELRNLVVYNDEINTFDHVIKTLMDVCGHQPEQAEQCTLLIHYKGKCAVKMGTYEELEPLCTAIHDRGIAADVI, from the coding sequence ATGAATACCCGTCCGCAAACCGACTACGATGAAGAGGTTCTACTGCTCGAAGAAGAAGCCGAGCTGCGCAACCTCGTCGTGTACAACGATGAAATTAACACTTTCGACCACGTCATTAAAACCCTGATGGACGTGTGTGGCCACCAGCCCGAGCAAGCCGAGCAATGTACCCTGCTCATCCACTACAAGGGAAAGTGCGCCGTCAAAATGGGTACTTACGAGGAGTTGGAGCCCCTTTGCACCGCCATTCACGACCGCGGCATTGCCGCCGATGTTATTTGA
- a CDS encoding MarR family winged helix-turn-helix transcriptional regulator, producing MPAMRIEDEIKQPIFRNEYQKAHINLIYTAGWLQLRQAAAFKPFGLTSPQFNILRILRGQHPLPATVALLIDRMLDKTSNASRIVDRLEEKKLVTRTVCPANRRAVDIRITKAGLELLDSIEETGILDSNENAPLNEDEMRQLNDLLDKMRTVE from the coding sequence ATGCCTGCTATGCGCATCGAAGACGAAATCAAACAGCCCATTTTCCGCAACGAGTACCAGAAAGCCCATATCAACCTGATATACACGGCTGGCTGGTTGCAGTTGCGCCAGGCAGCAGCCTTCAAACCGTTCGGCCTCACCTCGCCGCAGTTCAATATTCTGCGCATTTTGCGCGGGCAGCACCCGCTGCCGGCCACCGTGGCCCTGCTCATCGACCGAATGCTGGACAAAACCAGCAACGCCTCGCGCATCGTGGACCGCCTCGAAGAGAAAAAGCTGGTGACCCGCACCGTGTGCCCGGCCAATCGCCGGGCCGTTGATATCCGGATTACCAAGGCTGGCCTGGAATTACTCGATAGCATTGAGGAAACCGGCATTCTGGACTCTAACGAAAACGCCCCGCTGAACGAGGACGAGATGCGCCAGCTGAACGACCTGCTCGATAAAATGCGAACGGTGGAATAA
- a CDS encoding DUF6799 domain-containing protein has translation MTRFFLLVFAAGCLTSAPRLAAAQAGGFPVQTTSRTQFVMTNGEVVRREGTQTMPLTQNVKLLGGVKINYKNGIVEMPADKISPKGKKITLQEGDYVRPDGGVVFATPASAAAARGEGTPTTTPPGTKYDTYVQHGPGFSDPAMQVSLLTKKVELLNQKIRALSQGQTTLPNTKAIDDQLTQLDAQLNAPK, from the coding sequence ATGACTCGTTTCTTCCTGCTCGTATTCGCCGCCGGCTGCCTGACCAGCGCTCCACGCCTGGCCGCAGCCCAGGCCGGTGGCTTTCCGGTGCAAACCACCAGCCGCACCCAGTTTGTGATGACCAACGGCGAAGTAGTGCGCCGCGAGGGCACTCAAACCATGCCCCTCACCCAAAACGTGAAGCTGCTCGGCGGTGTGAAAATCAACTACAAAAACGGCATCGTAGAGATGCCCGCTGACAAAATAAGCCCCAAGGGCAAAAAAATCACCCTGCAGGAAGGCGACTACGTGAGGCCCGACGGGGGCGTAGTATTCGCCACGCCGGCCAGCGCCGCCGCCGCCCGGGGCGAAGGCACGCCCACCACCACGCCCCCCGGCACCAAGTACGATACCTACGTGCAGCACGGCCCCGGCTTCTCCGACCCCGCCATGCAGGTATCGCTGCTCACTAAAAAGGTTGAGCTGCTCAACCAGAAAATACGGGCGCTCAGCCAGGGCCAAACCACGCTGCCCAACACCAAAGCCATCGACGACCAGCTCACGCAGCTCGACGCGCAGCTAAACGCTCCGAAATAG
- a CDS encoding YceI family protein produces the protein MKKILLPALFAIATIGATFAASAPKVATVAAPAPAYKLQPQLSTLGWEGKAVTHGHNGTMQFSDGELLVKGNSIVGGTVTVNMKTMVATDIKDAESQGKFVGHMSSDDFFGVEKFPTSTFKIVSVTPIKGAAANADNATIAGDLTIKGVTQRISFPAKAGVKDGVAAATGKVTIDRTKFGLKYGSKSFFDSIGDKAIYDTFDLTFNVIAKKA, from the coding sequence ATGAAAAAAATCCTCTTGCCCGCCCTGTTTGCCATTGCCACCATTGGTGCAACTTTCGCTGCTTCGGCTCCTAAAGTGGCTACCGTGGCAGCTCCTGCCCCCGCCTACAAGCTGCAGCCGCAGCTGAGCACTCTGGGCTGGGAAGGCAAAGCCGTAACCCACGGCCACAACGGCACTATGCAATTTTCCGACGGCGAATTGCTCGTGAAGGGCAACTCCATCGTGGGCGGTACCGTGACCGTGAACATGAAAACCATGGTGGCCACCGACATCAAAGATGCCGAAAGCCAGGGCAAATTTGTGGGCCACATGAGCAGCGACGATTTCTTCGGCGTGGAGAAATTCCCCACCTCGACCTTCAAAATCGTCAGCGTAACGCCCATCAAAGGTGCCGCCGCCAATGCCGATAACGCGACCATCGCCGGCGACCTGACCATTAAGGGCGTGACGCAGCGCATCAGCTTCCCGGCTAAAGCCGGCGTGAAAGACGGTGTGGCCGCCGCTACCGGCAAAGTAACCATCGACCGTACCAAGTTTGGCCTGAAATACGGCTCGAAGTCGTTCTTCGACAGCATTGGCGACAAAGCCATCTACGACACGTTCGACTTGACTTTCAACGTCATCGCCAAGAAAGCCTAA